Proteins encoded within one genomic window of Dermatophilus congolensis:
- the rpmB gene encoding 50S ribosomal protein L28, translating to MSARCQVTGATPQFGNSVSHSHRRTKRRFDPNIQRKRYWVPSLGRHVTINLSAKAIGIVDRRGIDAVAAELIAKGERI from the coding sequence ATGAGCGCACGCTGCCAGGTCACGGGCGCAACGCCTCAGTTCGGAAATTCAGTTTCACACAGTCACCGACGCACAAAACGTCGTTTTGACCCGAACATTCAGCGCAAGCGTTACTGGGTGCCCAGTCTCGGACGCCACGTCACGATCAACCTTTCCGCAAAAGCTATCGGCATTGTCGACCGCCGTGGAATCGACGCCGTGGCCGCTGAACTCATCGCGAAAGGAGAACGTATCTAA
- the rpmG gene encoding 50S ribosomal protein L33 — protein sequence MAKSNEIRPIIKLRSTAGTGYTYVTRKNKRNDPDRMHLTKYDPIVRRHVEFKEER from the coding sequence ATGGCAAAGAGCAACGAGATCCGACCGATCATCAAGCTCCGCTCCACCGCCGGAACTGGATACACCTACGTCACGCGCAAGAACAAGCGCAATGACCCTGACCGCATGCATCTCACCAAGTACGACCCCATCGTGCGCCGCCACGTGGAATTCAAAGAGGAACGCTGA
- the rpsN gene encoding 30S ribosomal protein S14, whose amino-acid sequence MAKKSKIAKDAQRREIVARYADRRAELKRTILSPQSSPEEVSDAVKALAKLPRDSSPTRLRNRDVVDGRPRSVYRKFGLSRVRLREEAHAGNLPGVTKSSW is encoded by the coding sequence ATGGCTAAGAAAAGCAAGATCGCCAAGGATGCGCAGCGCCGCGAAATCGTCGCTCGCTACGCTGACCGCCGCGCTGAACTGAAGCGCACGATCCTCTCGCCGCAGAGCTCGCCCGAGGAGGTTTCCGACGCAGTCAAGGCCCTGGCAAAGCTGCCCCGTGACTCCTCCCCCACCCGTTTGCGCAACCGCGACGTGGTTGACGGACGCCCGCGCTCCGTCTACCGGAAATTCGGCCTCTCCCGCGTCCGCCTGCGCGAAGAAGCCCACGCAGGCAACCTGCCTGGCGTTACGAAATCCAGCTGGTGA
- the ykgO gene encoding type B 50S ribosomal protein L36 translates to MKVRASIRSLAAAPGSKVVRRRGHLYVINKANPRFKARQG, encoded by the coding sequence ATGAAGGTCCGCGCCTCCATCCGCTCGCTGGCAGCAGCTCCCGGATCCAAGGTGGTTCGCCGCCGTGGCCACCTCTACGTCATCAACAAAGCGAACCCTCGCTTCAAGGCACGCCAGGGCTGA